The window tgttcaggtgtatatcagtatgtagagtctctactttaaagagtcctctcctgctgatgttcaggtgtatatcagtatgtagtgtctctactttaaagagtcctctcctgctgatgttcaggtgtatatcagtatgtagcgtctctcctgggacatgtctccatgctttaatgttcagaaagagagtctgaaaccagagtccgctctgctgtgattggttagctggccggatctgttgggattggtcaattGCCccgagatgtcccgcccttagcctatcacatacaatgtgttggagcgctagccaataggagtgtgagtgttctgtagtgatgtcacttctTTACTCTTTACATAAGTATCAGTGAGAAGATAAATGCTGAGTCATCAAGTCTTTTGTGATGAGTCGCCTCTGCTGATCCGAGGTCCCTCCCTTCATACTTTAGAGCTGCATGACTCGACACCTCATCAGGTGTGACATAAATACATGAAGATGTAAAGCCCTGCAGCAGATCTGATAATGATCCCGGTCCAAAGCTGCTCAACACTGAATAATAAAACCTGCCGACAGCTTTATGTGTTTCATATCAACCGTtaatattttaaacagttttacgTTTTAATCAGACCCGGATGTGTCTCTCCTCAGGatcagatgaagatgaagaggatctggttctggttctgttgGGTTCTGGCACCCTCGATCTGGGCCTCACCCCCCCTGTACTCGCTGCATCCCTCCCCCACCATGTTCTCGTTGGCGGAGGCTTCCTGCCACCCCGGCAGACTCGCCTCCCTGTCCTCGGACCAGGAGGTCTCTGCGGTGCTGGACCTGGTCTCCGGGTCGAACCACTCCACTTTCTGGGTTGGGCTGAGGAAGGTGAAGGACGCCTGTGTGGACCTGGATCTTCCTCTAAGGGGATTCAGCTGGACCGGGGGGGGCAGCTGGGCTCCGCAGGTGGTCCGCTGGGCCCAGGAGCCCCAGGAGACCTGCACCAATTTACGCTGTGCTGCCATCAGGCTGGACTTGACCAATACCACCGGGACCAGCTGGGGCCTGATTCCCTTCAGCTGTAAGACCGAACACCCCTCCATCTGTAAGGGCTGGGGGATCGGAAACCCAGCACCAGAACCAGTACCAGGTACAGgatcagaaccagaaccagaaaaAAGACCAGAACACAACCCAGAACTAGAAACAGGACCTGAACGAGAACCTGAAAAAATACCAGAACCTGACCTGAAGCCTGACTCTGGACCACAACCCGCCCTGAAGCCAGACTCTGGACCAGAACCAGACCTGAAGCCTGACTCAGGACCAGAACCTGACCCGTGTCCCAGGCCTCTGGACCCTGGCACCCGCTCCCTCAGTGTGAAAAACAGCACCTCGGTTCTGGTGGAATGCTGGTCCGGTCTGCAGCTGGACCTGGTGTGCTCGGGCCGCCCTCCCGCATGGCGTCTTACAGACGGATCCATGGCCAACCTGAGTGCCGCTTGCCAGCCCTGTGAATCGGGCTTCATCAGAAACGGGTCCGGAAACTGTGAGGACATCGATGAGTGCAACGGGGGGGCCGGGCCCTGCAGAACCTCCTGTCTCAACAAAGTGGGGTCCTACAGGTCAGAGTTTACCCActaagctaatgctagctaacaCGTGTTAACCTCTCTgccgccccctgctggtgtTCCTCATGTTTGTGTTAGACTGTATTAACTGTGTTAACctctctgctgccccctgctggtgttCCTCATGTTTGTGTTAGACTGTATTAACGTGTGTTAACctctctgctgccccctgctggtgttCCTCATGTTTGTGTTAGACTGCATTAACTGTGTTAACCTCTCTgccgccccctgctggtgtTCCTCATGTTTGTGTTAGACTGCATTAACTGTGTTAACCTCTCTgccgccccctgctggtgtTCCTCATGTTTGTGTTAGACTGCATTAACTGTGTTAACCTCTCTgccgccccctgctggtgtTCCTCATGTTTGTGTTAGACTGCATTAACTGTGTTAACCTCTCTgccgccccctgctggtgtTCCTCATGTTTGTGTTAGACTGCATTAACTGTGTTAACCTCTCTGCCGCCCCCTACAGGTGTAACTCATGTTTGTGTTAGACTGCATTAACTGTGTTGACCTCTCTGCTGCCCCCTACAGGTGTAACTCATGTTTGTGTTAGACTGCATTAACTGTGTTAACctctctgctgccccctgctggtgttCCTCATGTTTGTGTTAGACTGCATTAACTGTGTTAACctctctgctgccccctgctggtgttCCTCATGTTTGTGTTAGACTGCATTAACTGTGTTAACCTCTCTGCCGCCCCCTACAGGTGTTTCTGTGTCGATGACGCCGGCGAGCATCACGCCGAGGATTCACCGGTTTGCGCTCCGACCCTTGGCTTCCTCTTGCCACTGCTGGTTGCCGTGGCAGCGCTGGTGGTGCTGGTGTTGGTCGTTGTGGTGATTGTGGTGCTCTGCATGAGGAGGAAACGTGCCATGAAGAACAAAGAGGGCTATGAACCGGCCAATGAGAAGGATGCATCGTGAGGAGCAGAGCTGTGATTTGTCCTGACAGAAAAATTATATacacatgtttataaaaaaCCTTGAATATTCACTGAGATTATTAACACAATTACACATATGAGAACAACGTGGATTTTTCTGTGAGGTGTTTGTTATAAATACAGCgtgttatttgtttaaaaagtaaacctGGATTATTGTTTATGATGTTTACTACGtctatatttcattttgtaaccATGATGATATAAGTAATCTCTTATAAATAT of the Eleginops maclovinus isolate JMC-PN-2008 ecotype Puerto Natales chromosome 4, JC_Emac_rtc_rv5, whole genome shotgun sequence genome contains:
- the clec14a gene encoding C-type lectin domain family 14 member A, with the translated sequence MKMKRIWFWFCWVLAPSIWASPPLYSLHPSPTMFSLAEASCHPGRLASLSSDQEVSAVLDLVSGSNHSTFWVGLRKVKDACVDLDLPLRGFSWTGGGSWAPQVVRWAQEPQETCTNLRCAAIRLDLTNTTGTSWGLIPFSCKTEHPSICKGWGIGNPAPEPVPGTGSEPEPEKRPEHNPELETGPEREPEKIPEPDLKPDSGPQPALKPDSGPEPDLKPDSGPEPDPCPRPLDPGTRSLSVKNSTSVLVECWSGLQLDLVCSGRPPAWRLTDGSMANLSAACQPCESGFIRNGSGNCEDIDECNGGAGPCRTSCLNKVGSYRCFCVDDAGEHHAEDSPVCAPTLGFLLPLLVAVAALVVLVLVVVVIVVLCMRRKRAMKNKEGYEPANEKDAS